In Cuculus canorus isolate bCucCan1 chromosome 9, bCucCan1.pri, whole genome shotgun sequence, the following are encoded in one genomic region:
- the TSC22D2 gene encoding TSC22 domain family protein 2 isoform X4 → MSKMPAKKKSCFQITSVTTAQVASSITEDTESLDDPDESRTEDVSSEIFDVSRATDYGPEDVCERSSSEETLNNVGEAETPGSISPNLLLDGQLAAGGVAAASPAVAPNGGAVPKSSAVPLPAAAPGPAVAGGSGAQTALPSTGPSASAAAGTMSQTVSAACSSRFRVIKLDHGTGEPYRRGRWTCMEYYDRDSDGGGVLGRTGDCIRHSSTFEQAAQERDSGLGATGGSIVVSAVPASTHGPDSIADSSLTAVSQLLQTEKMNPSSLQQPSFVIGQQQQPQQPIGGAVPQSTAQPMFSGASVANQQMVVPQQSQPQVNTQGVAQAGPNGKGMAPPSVTVGQPSVPVAQQQVQQANIPVTQPQQFAYSQSQIPPVHLLPTQPSGQTEYMQHMTIMQSQGALQQATAGSVPSTVASSLPVGQVTGQNPSPVGAQVMGVSAQPGEAVGQGSGIMQGGQTQASQAAVPQPGGVVQQGIGHTGVVQQKSVTQHQMGGSTQVSGMPGAPHAVVSGVQNVPAVVPGTSVPSVSTTTSVTMPNVPVPPAPSQLPSHTSASRSTGVVQPQHVGHSLMQGTSNVPANLPQSNLGQFQTPAQTLVGQIDDTRRKSEPLPQPPLSLIAESKPLVKPPIPDTLANPLQLPASTPMNSLASSVFDISIPVDGDEDRNPSTAFYQAFHFSKLRESKTFWDRYECLRMECIRAECIWCKRCCH, encoded by the coding sequence ATGTCCAAGATGCCGGCCAAGAAGAAGAGCTGCTTCCAGATCACCAGCGTGACCACGGCTCAGGTGGCCAGCAGCATCACCGAGGACACCGAGAGCCTGGACGACCCGGATGAGTCCCGCACCGAGGACGTGTCCTCTGAAATCTTTGATGTTTCCCGAGCCACCGACTACGGCCCCGAGGATGTCTGCGAGCGGAGCTCCTCCGAAGAGACTCTCAACAACGTGGGCGAGGCCGAAACTCCTGGCAGCATCTCTCCCAACCTCCTGTTGGATGGGCAGCTGGCGGCTGGCGGGGTGGCTGCAGCTTCCCCAGCTGTGGCCCCTAACGGGGGGGCTGTGCCCAAGAGCTCTGCTGTGCCCTTGCCAGCTGCTGCCCCTGGCCCTGCCGTGGCAGGAGGCAGTGGTGCTCAAACCGCCTTGCCCTCCACAGGGCCttctgcatctgctgctgctgggacgATGTCTCAGACGGTGTCTGCTGCATGCAGCTCACGCTTCAGGGTGATCAAGCTGGACCATGGTACAGGAGAGCCCTACAGGCGAGGACGATGGACGTGTATGGAGTATTATGACCGGGACTCGGATGGCGGTGGTGTCCTGGGCAGAACTGGAGATTGCATTCGACACAGCAGCACCTTCGAGCAGGCTGCTCAAGAGAGGGACAGTGGCCTTGGTGCCACAGGAGGTTCCATCGTGGTCTCGGCTGTTCCCGCATCGACCCATGGCCCTGATTCTATAGCTGACAGTTCCCTGACTGCTGTGTCACAGCTGCTccagacagagaaaatgaacCCGTCCTCCCTACAGCAACCTAGTTTTGTCATTGGGCAACAACAGCAGCCACAACAACCCATAGGTGGGGCCGTGCCTCAAAGTACTGCTCAACCTATGTTTTCTGGGGCTTCGGTAGCAAATCAGCAAATGGTGGTGCCACAGCAATCGCAGCCACAGGTAAACACGCAGGGAGTTGCACAGGCTGGACCCAACGGGAAGGGGATGGCACCTCCGAGTGTGACAGTAGGGCAGCCCAGCGTTCCTGTGGCGCAGCAGCAGGTGCAGCAGGCCAACATACCAGTGACTCAGCCACAGCAGTTTGCTTATTCTCAGTCCCAGATTCCACCAGTGCATCTACTGCCGACGCAGCCTTCTGGTCAGACCGAATACATGCAGCACATGACAATTATGCAGTCTCAAGGAGCTCTTCAGCAGGCCACTGCAGGCTCTGTTCCAAGTACTGTGGCTTCCAGCCTTCCTGTGGGGCAGGTGACTGGTCAAAATCCCTCACCGGTGGGAGCGCAAGTGATGGGGGTGTCAGCACAGCCTGGCGAAGCAGTTGGACAGGGATCAGGAATAATGCAGGGTGGCCAGACACAAGCTAGTCAGGCTGCTGTTCCACAACCAGGGGGTGTGGTGCAGCAAGGCATTGGACATACAGGGGTTGTGCAACAGAAATCTGTGACTCAGCATCAAATGGGTGGAAGCACTCAAGTGTCCGGAATGCCTGGTGCTCCCCACGCTGTGGTCTCTGGAGTTCAGAACGTGCCTGCGGTTGTGCCCGGTACAAGTGTGCCTAGTGTGTCTACCACCACTTCTGTTACTATGCCAAATGTCCCTGTTCCGCCGGCCCCATCCCAGCTGCCCAGCCACACTTCTGCCAGCAGAAGTACCGGCGTTGTCCAACCACAGCATGTTGGACACTCGTTAATGCAAGGCACCTCTAATGTACCTGCAAATTTGCCACAGTCAAACCTCGGACAGTTTCAGACTCCAGCTCAGACCTTAGTAGGCCAGATTGATGATACGAGAAGAAAATCGGAACCCCTACCTCAGCCACCACTTTCTCTTATAGCTGAAAGTAAACCTCTTGTGAAGCCTCCCATTCCAGACACTCTAGCGAATCCTCTTCAGTTACCTGCAAGTACTCCTATGAACAGTCTTGCCAGCTCTGTGTTTGACATATCTATTCCCGTCGATGGTGATGAAGACAG
- the TSC22D2 gene encoding TSC22 domain family protein 2 isoform X5: MSKMPAKKKSCFQITSVTTAQVASSITEDTESLDDPDESRTEDVSSEIFDVSRATDYGPEDVCERSSSEETLNNVGEAETPGSISPNLLLDGQLAAGGVAAASPAVAPNGGAVPKSSAVPLPAAAPGPAVAGGSGAQTALPSTGPSASAAAGTMSQTVSAACSSRFRVIKLDHGTGEPYRRGRWTCMEYYDRDSDGGGVLGRTGDCIRHSSTFEQAAQERDSGLGATGGSIVVSAVPASTHGPDSIADSSLTAVSQLLQTEKMNPSSLQQPSFVIGQQQQPQQPIGGAVPQSTAQPMFSGASVANQQMVVPQQSQPQVNTQGVAQAGPNGKGMAPPSVTVGQPSVPVAQQQVQQANIPVTQPQQFAYSQSQIPPVHLLPTQPSGQTEYMQHMTIMQSQGALQQATAGSVPSTVASSLPVGQVTGQNPSPVGAQVMGVSAQPGEAVGQGSGIMQGGQTQASQAAVPQPGGVVQQGIGHTGVVQQKSVTQHQMGGSTQVSGMPGAPHAVVSGVQNVPAVVPGTSVPSVSTTTSVTMPNVPVPPAPSQLPSHTSASRSTGVVQPQHVGHSLMQGTSNVPANLPQSNLGQFQTPAQTLVGQIDDTRRKSEPLPQPPLSLIAESKPLVKPPIPDTLANPLQLPASTPMNSLASSVFDISIPVDGDEDRP, from the coding sequence ATGTCCAAGATGCCGGCCAAGAAGAAGAGCTGCTTCCAGATCACCAGCGTGACCACGGCTCAGGTGGCCAGCAGCATCACCGAGGACACCGAGAGCCTGGACGACCCGGATGAGTCCCGCACCGAGGACGTGTCCTCTGAAATCTTTGATGTTTCCCGAGCCACCGACTACGGCCCCGAGGATGTCTGCGAGCGGAGCTCCTCCGAAGAGACTCTCAACAACGTGGGCGAGGCCGAAACTCCTGGCAGCATCTCTCCCAACCTCCTGTTGGATGGGCAGCTGGCGGCTGGCGGGGTGGCTGCAGCTTCCCCAGCTGTGGCCCCTAACGGGGGGGCTGTGCCCAAGAGCTCTGCTGTGCCCTTGCCAGCTGCTGCCCCTGGCCCTGCCGTGGCAGGAGGCAGTGGTGCTCAAACCGCCTTGCCCTCCACAGGGCCttctgcatctgctgctgctgggacgATGTCTCAGACGGTGTCTGCTGCATGCAGCTCACGCTTCAGGGTGATCAAGCTGGACCATGGTACAGGAGAGCCCTACAGGCGAGGACGATGGACGTGTATGGAGTATTATGACCGGGACTCGGATGGCGGTGGTGTCCTGGGCAGAACTGGAGATTGCATTCGACACAGCAGCACCTTCGAGCAGGCTGCTCAAGAGAGGGACAGTGGCCTTGGTGCCACAGGAGGTTCCATCGTGGTCTCGGCTGTTCCCGCATCGACCCATGGCCCTGATTCTATAGCTGACAGTTCCCTGACTGCTGTGTCACAGCTGCTccagacagagaaaatgaacCCGTCCTCCCTACAGCAACCTAGTTTTGTCATTGGGCAACAACAGCAGCCACAACAACCCATAGGTGGGGCCGTGCCTCAAAGTACTGCTCAACCTATGTTTTCTGGGGCTTCGGTAGCAAATCAGCAAATGGTGGTGCCACAGCAATCGCAGCCACAGGTAAACACGCAGGGAGTTGCACAGGCTGGACCCAACGGGAAGGGGATGGCACCTCCGAGTGTGACAGTAGGGCAGCCCAGCGTTCCTGTGGCGCAGCAGCAGGTGCAGCAGGCCAACATACCAGTGACTCAGCCACAGCAGTTTGCTTATTCTCAGTCCCAGATTCCACCAGTGCATCTACTGCCGACGCAGCCTTCTGGTCAGACCGAATACATGCAGCACATGACAATTATGCAGTCTCAAGGAGCTCTTCAGCAGGCCACTGCAGGCTCTGTTCCAAGTACTGTGGCTTCCAGCCTTCCTGTGGGGCAGGTGACTGGTCAAAATCCCTCACCGGTGGGAGCGCAAGTGATGGGGGTGTCAGCACAGCCTGGCGAAGCAGTTGGACAGGGATCAGGAATAATGCAGGGTGGCCAGACACAAGCTAGTCAGGCTGCTGTTCCACAACCAGGGGGTGTGGTGCAGCAAGGCATTGGACATACAGGGGTTGTGCAACAGAAATCTGTGACTCAGCATCAAATGGGTGGAAGCACTCAAGTGTCCGGAATGCCTGGTGCTCCCCACGCTGTGGTCTCTGGAGTTCAGAACGTGCCTGCGGTTGTGCCCGGTACAAGTGTGCCTAGTGTGTCTACCACCACTTCTGTTACTATGCCAAATGTCCCTGTTCCGCCGGCCCCATCCCAGCTGCCCAGCCACACTTCTGCCAGCAGAAGTACCGGCGTTGTCCAACCACAGCATGTTGGACACTCGTTAATGCAAGGCACCTCTAATGTACCTGCAAATTTGCCACAGTCAAACCTCGGACAGTTTCAGACTCCAGCTCAGACCTTAGTAGGCCAGATTGATGATACGAGAAGAAAATCGGAACCCCTACCTCAGCCACCACTTTCTCTTATAGCTGAAAGTAAACCTCTTGTGAAGCCTCCCATTCCAGACACTCTAGCGAATCCTCTTCAGTTACCTGCAAGTACTCCTATGAACAGTCTTGCCAGCTCTGTGTTTGACATATCTATTCCCGTCGATGGTGATGAAGACAG
- the TSC22D2 gene encoding TSC22 domain family protein 2 isoform X3, with amino-acid sequence MSKMPAKKKSCFQITSVTTAQVASSITEDTESLDDPDESRTEDVSSEIFDVSRATDYGPEDVCERSSSEETLNNVGEAETPGSISPNLLLDGQLAAGGVAAASPAVAPNGGAVPKSSAVPLPAAAPGPAVAGGSGAQTALPSTGPSASAAAGTMSQTVSAACSSRFRVIKLDHGTGEPYRRGRWTCMEYYDRDSDGGGVLGRTGDCIRHSSTFEQAAQERDSGLGATGGSIVVSAVPASTHGPDSIADSSLTAVSQLLQTEKMNPSSLQQPSFVIGQQQQPQQPIGGAVPQSTAQPMFSGASVANQQMVVPQQSQPQVNTQGVAQAGPNGKGMAPPSVTVGQPSVPVAQQQVQQANIPVTQPQQFAYSQSQIPPVHLLPTQPSGQTEYMQHMTIMQSQGALQQATAGSVPSTVASSLPVGQVTGQNPSPVGAQVMGVSAQPGEAVGQGSGIMQGGQTQASQAAVPQPGGVVQQGIGHTGVVQQKSVTQHQMGGSTQVSGMPGAPHAVVSGVQNVPAVVPGTSVPSVSTTTSVTMPNVPVPPAPSQLPSHTSASRSTGVVQPQHVGHSLMQGTSNVPANLPQSNLGQFQTPAQTLVGQIDDTRRKSEPLPQPPLSLIAESKPLVKPPIPDTLANPLQLPASTPMNSLASSVFDISIPVDGDEDRDGEMSLVSLFLREPSPQSRGELMPASQHSKQPVKSAVHARPFHLGQSSPLHVSLEMYGQCRSSCSKTLF; translated from the coding sequence ATGTCCAAGATGCCGGCCAAGAAGAAGAGCTGCTTCCAGATCACCAGCGTGACCACGGCTCAGGTGGCCAGCAGCATCACCGAGGACACCGAGAGCCTGGACGACCCGGATGAGTCCCGCACCGAGGACGTGTCCTCTGAAATCTTTGATGTTTCCCGAGCCACCGACTACGGCCCCGAGGATGTCTGCGAGCGGAGCTCCTCCGAAGAGACTCTCAACAACGTGGGCGAGGCCGAAACTCCTGGCAGCATCTCTCCCAACCTCCTGTTGGATGGGCAGCTGGCGGCTGGCGGGGTGGCTGCAGCTTCCCCAGCTGTGGCCCCTAACGGGGGGGCTGTGCCCAAGAGCTCTGCTGTGCCCTTGCCAGCTGCTGCCCCTGGCCCTGCCGTGGCAGGAGGCAGTGGTGCTCAAACCGCCTTGCCCTCCACAGGGCCttctgcatctgctgctgctgggacgATGTCTCAGACGGTGTCTGCTGCATGCAGCTCACGCTTCAGGGTGATCAAGCTGGACCATGGTACAGGAGAGCCCTACAGGCGAGGACGATGGACGTGTATGGAGTATTATGACCGGGACTCGGATGGCGGTGGTGTCCTGGGCAGAACTGGAGATTGCATTCGACACAGCAGCACCTTCGAGCAGGCTGCTCAAGAGAGGGACAGTGGCCTTGGTGCCACAGGAGGTTCCATCGTGGTCTCGGCTGTTCCCGCATCGACCCATGGCCCTGATTCTATAGCTGACAGTTCCCTGACTGCTGTGTCACAGCTGCTccagacagagaaaatgaacCCGTCCTCCCTACAGCAACCTAGTTTTGTCATTGGGCAACAACAGCAGCCACAACAACCCATAGGTGGGGCCGTGCCTCAAAGTACTGCTCAACCTATGTTTTCTGGGGCTTCGGTAGCAAATCAGCAAATGGTGGTGCCACAGCAATCGCAGCCACAGGTAAACACGCAGGGAGTTGCACAGGCTGGACCCAACGGGAAGGGGATGGCACCTCCGAGTGTGACAGTAGGGCAGCCCAGCGTTCCTGTGGCGCAGCAGCAGGTGCAGCAGGCCAACATACCAGTGACTCAGCCACAGCAGTTTGCTTATTCTCAGTCCCAGATTCCACCAGTGCATCTACTGCCGACGCAGCCTTCTGGTCAGACCGAATACATGCAGCACATGACAATTATGCAGTCTCAAGGAGCTCTTCAGCAGGCCACTGCAGGCTCTGTTCCAAGTACTGTGGCTTCCAGCCTTCCTGTGGGGCAGGTGACTGGTCAAAATCCCTCACCGGTGGGAGCGCAAGTGATGGGGGTGTCAGCACAGCCTGGCGAAGCAGTTGGACAGGGATCAGGAATAATGCAGGGTGGCCAGACACAAGCTAGTCAGGCTGCTGTTCCACAACCAGGGGGTGTGGTGCAGCAAGGCATTGGACATACAGGGGTTGTGCAACAGAAATCTGTGACTCAGCATCAAATGGGTGGAAGCACTCAAGTGTCCGGAATGCCTGGTGCTCCCCACGCTGTGGTCTCTGGAGTTCAGAACGTGCCTGCGGTTGTGCCCGGTACAAGTGTGCCTAGTGTGTCTACCACCACTTCTGTTACTATGCCAAATGTCCCTGTTCCGCCGGCCCCATCCCAGCTGCCCAGCCACACTTCTGCCAGCAGAAGTACCGGCGTTGTCCAACCACAGCATGTTGGACACTCGTTAATGCAAGGCACCTCTAATGTACCTGCAAATTTGCCACAGTCAAACCTCGGACAGTTTCAGACTCCAGCTCAGACCTTAGTAGGCCAGATTGATGATACGAGAAGAAAATCGGAACCCCTACCTCAGCCACCACTTTCTCTTATAGCTGAAAGTAAACCTCTTGTGAAGCCTCCCATTCCAGACACTCTAGCGAATCCTCTTCAGTTACCTGCAAGTACTCCTATGAACAGTCTTGCCAGCTCTGTGTTTGACATATCTATTCCCGTCGATGGTGATGAAGACAG